In Dermatophilus congolensis, a genomic segment contains:
- the phoU gene encoding phosphate signaling complex protein PhoU, with the protein MRDAFHEVLDQLTDDLVEMTRLAASSMSRATNALLDADLELTQTVISADEQLDALEKKINLVAVDTLARQQPVATDLRIIVTALRMAASIERMGDLAVHVAKVARLRYPEAAVPPEARATILEMAQVANKLITQVGGIITTKDMDAVNTLDLTDDRLDALHREIYNLITSENAPHDRKTSIDLALLARYYERFGDHAVSVGEQMQYLVTGIIEQRA; encoded by the coding sequence ATGCGCGACGCCTTCCACGAAGTACTCGACCAACTCACCGACGACCTCGTAGAAATGACCCGCCTGGCCGCCTCATCCATGTCACGAGCCACCAACGCGCTCCTGGACGCTGACCTCGAACTGACCCAAACTGTCATCTCCGCAGACGAACAACTCGACGCACTCGAGAAAAAAATTAACCTCGTCGCCGTCGACACCCTCGCACGCCAACAACCCGTCGCCACAGACCTACGCATCATTGTCACCGCGCTACGCATGGCCGCCAGCATCGAACGCATGGGAGACCTAGCCGTCCACGTCGCCAAAGTAGCCCGACTTCGCTACCCCGAAGCCGCAGTTCCCCCCGAAGCCCGCGCAACCATCCTCGAAATGGCCCAAGTAGCCAACAAACTCATCACCCAAGTCGGCGGAATTATCACCACCAAAGATATGGACGCCGTCAACACCCTCGACCTCACCGACGACCGCCTAGACGCCCTTCACCGCGAAATTTACAACCTCATCACCAGCGAAAACGCCCCCCACGACCGTAAAACATCCATCGACCTAGCCCTGCTAGCCCGCTACTACGAACGCTTCGGTGACCACGCCGTCTCCGTCGGCGAACAAATGCAATACCTCGTCACCGGCATCATCGAACAACGCGCCTAA
- the ispD gene encoding 2-C-methyl-D-erythritol 4-phosphate cytidylyltransferase, whose translation MRVAVIVVAAGAGSRLGADRPKALVEMAGRPLLSWAMERVVQVSAVSTIVVVAPATHMDVAEAVARDGVTASGMSTAQAPAVVVVPGGAQRSDSVARGLAEVEKVGADIVLVHDAARALAPVTLFENVIAAVSAGDAAVIPGLAVSDTIKYVDSDDIVTVTPARASLRAVQTPQGFRTDVLVRAHREVIDQEVTDDASLVERLGESVRVIPGHPQADKITTPADLERITALASALSSKMNPTVQPQQSPALVMPRIGHGVDVHANASEDSGRTLWVAGLAWPGELALDGHSDADVAAHACCDALFSAAGIGDLGTHFGTGQPQWSGASGVVLLTEAARLVREAGYVIGNVSVQVVGNRPKVGKRRAEAEQVLSAACGAPVSVAGTTTDGLGLTGRGEGVAAIATAVVVPQN comes from the coding sequence ATGCGTGTTGCTGTGATCGTGGTTGCTGCTGGTGCTGGTTCCCGGCTGGGTGCTGACCGCCCGAAAGCACTGGTCGAAATGGCTGGCCGCCCGTTGCTCTCATGGGCAATGGAGCGTGTAGTCCAGGTGAGTGCAGTGAGCACGATTGTTGTGGTCGCACCGGCCACACATATGGATGTTGCTGAGGCGGTTGCCCGTGATGGGGTAACCGCCTCAGGCATGTCTACTGCCCAGGCACCAGCTGTTGTGGTGGTTCCAGGTGGAGCCCAGCGCAGTGACTCCGTGGCGCGTGGACTTGCTGAGGTGGAAAAGGTCGGCGCCGATATTGTTCTTGTGCATGATGCGGCTCGTGCGTTGGCGCCGGTTACTTTATTTGAAAATGTTATTGCGGCTGTTAGTGCCGGTGATGCGGCAGTGATCCCAGGCCTTGCGGTTAGTGACACGATTAAATACGTCGATAGTGACGACATTGTTACTGTGACCCCGGCGCGTGCGAGTTTGCGAGCCGTGCAAACTCCGCAAGGATTCCGAACCGATGTGCTTGTTCGGGCCCACCGTGAAGTGATAGATCAAGAGGTCACCGATGATGCATCCTTGGTGGAACGTCTTGGCGAGTCTGTTCGTGTCATTCCAGGCCACCCGCAAGCAGATAAGATCACCACCCCTGCCGACCTTGAACGTATTACTGCTTTAGCTTCTGCTTTATCGAGCAAAATGAATCCCACTGTTCAGCCTCAGCAATCACCTGCGCTAGTGATGCCTCGCATTGGTCACGGAGTGGATGTGCACGCCAATGCATCTGAAGATTCTGGGCGTACTTTATGGGTTGCCGGATTGGCATGGCCAGGAGAACTGGCCCTCGACGGTCACTCTGATGCTGATGTTGCTGCACATGCGTGTTGTGACGCGTTGTTTTCCGCTGCGGGAATCGGTGATCTTGGGACCCACTTTGGAACGGGCCAGCCACAGTGGTCAGGTGCCTCCGGCGTAGTTCTTCTTACAGAAGCAGCCCGACTTGTTCGCGAAGCCGGATATGTGATTGGGAATGTGTCTGTGCAAGTTGTTGGTAACCGCCCCAAAGTGGGAAAGCGACGTGCTGAAGCCGAACAGGTTCTTTCCGCCGCCTGCGGTGCCCCCGTTTCGGTCGCAGGAACCACCACAGACGGATTGGGGTTGACCGGACGCGGCGAAGGAGTAGCCGCCATAGCTACAGCGGTTGTTGTACCGCAGAACTGA
- a CDS encoding CarD family transcriptional regulator: protein MTFKVGETVVYPHHGAALIEEIKTRTIKGEERLYLVLKVAQGDLTIEVPAENCDLVGVRDVVGQEGLEHVFEVLRSTQGEEPANWSRRYKANLEKLASGDVNRVAEVVRDLWRREHGKGLSAGEKRMLAKARQILVSELALAEKTDEEHAESMLDEVLTS, encoded by the coding sequence ATGACTTTCAAGGTTGGCGAGACAGTTGTTTACCCGCACCACGGTGCGGCGCTCATCGAAGAGATCAAAACCCGCACCATCAAAGGTGAGGAACGGCTTTATCTGGTACTTAAAGTTGCCCAGGGTGACTTGACCATTGAGGTTCCTGCCGAGAATTGCGATTTGGTGGGAGTGCGTGACGTTGTGGGCCAAGAAGGTCTAGAGCACGTTTTCGAGGTGCTGCGTTCAACGCAAGGTGAAGAGCCTGCAAACTGGTCTCGGCGGTACAAAGCCAACCTAGAGAAACTTGCTTCCGGCGATGTGAATCGTGTTGCCGAGGTTGTTCGTGACCTGTGGCGCCGTGAGCACGGCAAGGGATTGTCTGCTGGGGAGAAACGCATGCTTGCTAAGGCTCGCCAGATTCTTGTCTCTGAACTGGCTTTGGCTGAGAAGACGGACGAAGAGCACGCCGAAAGCATGCTTGACGAGGTTCTTACCTCCTGA
- a CDS encoding S-(hydroxymethyl)mycothiol dehydrogenase — protein sequence MPSIVNGVIARSKDAPVELTTIVVPDPGPGEAVVKIQACGVCHTDHNYVAGGVGDNFPYLLGHEAAGIVEAIGEDVNDLQVGDFVILNWRAICGDQCRACKRGEPWYCFNTANATQKMTLEDGTELEPALGIGAFAEKTLVAAGQCTKVNPAVTPAAAGLVGCGIMAGAGAAMNTAKIKRGESVAVYGCGGVGDAAIMGALIAGATTVIAVDIDDRKLDKAKEFGATHTINSKKIDPIQAIKDATDGFGADVVIEATGRADTWEQALASRDLAGRLIMVGVPQPGQKTTVPLDQLYGAGGSISPAWYGDCLPSRDFPMLIDLHLQKRIDLDTFVSEKISLDSVNEAFDKMAAGDVLRSVVIL from the coding sequence GTGCCCAGCATCGTCAACGGCGTTATCGCCCGCTCCAAAGACGCACCCGTTGAACTCACCACCATCGTGGTCCCTGACCCAGGCCCCGGTGAAGCCGTCGTGAAAATTCAGGCATGCGGCGTCTGTCACACCGACCACAACTACGTTGCCGGAGGAGTTGGAGATAACTTCCCCTACCTCCTGGGGCATGAAGCAGCAGGCATTGTTGAAGCAATCGGTGAAGACGTCAACGACCTCCAGGTCGGTGATTTCGTGATCCTTAACTGGCGAGCTATCTGCGGTGACCAGTGCCGAGCCTGCAAACGCGGAGAACCTTGGTACTGCTTCAACACTGCCAATGCCACCCAAAAAATGACGCTCGAAGATGGCACCGAACTTGAGCCAGCCCTAGGAATTGGCGCATTCGCGGAAAAAACACTCGTCGCTGCTGGACAGTGCACCAAAGTTAACCCCGCAGTGACCCCTGCCGCCGCAGGACTGGTCGGATGCGGCATCATGGCTGGCGCCGGAGCAGCCATGAACACCGCCAAAATTAAACGCGGTGAAAGCGTCGCTGTGTACGGATGCGGTGGCGTAGGCGATGCCGCCATCATGGGAGCCCTCATCGCTGGCGCTACCACGGTCATCGCTGTCGACATCGACGACCGTAAACTCGATAAAGCCAAGGAATTTGGCGCCACACACACCATCAACAGCAAAAAAATCGACCCCATCCAAGCCATCAAAGATGCCACTGACGGTTTCGGTGCCGACGTCGTCATCGAAGCCACCGGCCGCGCTGACACGTGGGAACAAGCACTCGCTTCTCGTGACCTCGCTGGCCGACTCATCATGGTCGGCGTACCTCAACCTGGCCAGAAAACCACCGTCCCTCTTGACCAGCTCTACGGTGCAGGCGGATCCATTTCACCCGCCTGGTACGGAGACTGCCTACCCAGCCGAGATTTCCCTATGCTCATTGATCTTCATCTACAGAAACGCATCGACCTTGACACCTTTGTCAGCGAAAAAATCTCTCTTGACTCCGTTAATGAAGCCTTCGACAAAATGGCCGCAGGCGACGTTCTCCGATCGGTGGTGATCCTGTGA
- the mshA gene encoding D-inositol-3-phosphate glycosyltransferase codes for MAGSVDVQAPVRRVAMLSFHTSPLDQPGTGDAGGMNVYVVEVARHLAAMGVEVVIFTRKTSASLPNEVQLCPGVVVRHVLAGPYEGLDKNLLPSQLCAFAAGVMREVAGRPEGHYDVVHSHYWLSGQVGWLAAQRWNVPLVHTMHTMAKVKNALLAPGDAAEPLVREIGEEQVVSIADRLVANTARERDELVSFYGASADVVEVVPPGVDLETFMPGDPQAARAVTGLPEDALVVCFVGRIQPLKAPDLLVDVVADVASRRPDLGQRLRLVVIGGPSGTGLERPRLVLDRAAELGVGHMLLTSPPVEREVLAQWYRSADIVGVPSHNESFGLVAIEAQACGVPVVAAAVGGLPTAVKGGVLVPTHDVGEWSLVFERLLDDADRRAQLGRVGYEHAQSFGWAATAKRVLEVYADAVAHRRGE; via the coding sequence GTGGCCGGTTCGGTCGATGTGCAGGCACCTGTCCGTCGGGTAGCGATGCTGTCGTTTCATACGTCGCCGTTGGATCAGCCTGGTACAGGGGACGCTGGTGGGATGAATGTGTATGTGGTGGAGGTTGCGCGGCATTTGGCTGCGATGGGGGTGGAGGTTGTTATTTTTACGCGCAAGACGTCGGCGTCGTTGCCTAATGAGGTGCAGTTGTGTCCGGGGGTGGTGGTGCGGCACGTGCTTGCGGGGCCGTATGAGGGGTTGGATAAGAATTTGCTGCCGTCGCAGTTGTGTGCGTTCGCTGCGGGGGTGATGCGTGAGGTTGCTGGGCGTCCTGAGGGGCATTACGACGTGGTGCATTCGCATTACTGGTTGTCGGGTCAGGTGGGGTGGCTGGCGGCGCAGCGGTGGAACGTGCCGTTGGTGCACACGATGCACACGATGGCGAAGGTGAAGAATGCGTTGTTGGCGCCTGGGGATGCTGCCGAGCCGCTGGTTCGTGAGATTGGTGAAGAGCAGGTGGTTTCGATTGCTGATCGGTTGGTGGCTAATACAGCGCGAGAGCGGGATGAGTTGGTCTCGTTTTATGGGGCGTCGGCTGATGTGGTGGAGGTGGTGCCCCCGGGAGTTGATTTAGAGACCTTTATGCCAGGTGATCCTCAGGCTGCGCGTGCGGTGACCGGGCTGCCTGAGGATGCGCTTGTGGTGTGTTTTGTGGGGAGGATTCAGCCGTTGAAGGCACCGGATTTGCTGGTGGATGTGGTGGCTGATGTGGCCTCTCGGCGGCCGGATTTGGGGCAGCGGTTGAGGCTGGTGGTGATTGGGGGGCCGTCGGGTACGGGGTTGGAGCGTCCGAGGCTTGTGTTGGATCGGGCGGCTGAATTGGGTGTGGGGCATATGTTGCTGACCTCGCCGCCAGTGGAGCGGGAGGTGTTGGCGCAGTGGTATCGCAGTGCGGACATTGTGGGTGTTCCTTCTCACAACGAGTCGTTTGGGTTGGTGGCGATTGAGGCGCAGGCGTGTGGTGTGCCGGTGGTGGCTGCGGCGGTGGGTGGGCTGCCGACGGCTGTGAAGGGGGGTGTTTTGGTGCCGACCCATGATGTGGGGGAGTGGTCGTTGGTGTTCGAACGTCTTCTCGATGATGCGGATCGACGTGCGCAGTTGGGGCGGGTTGGGTATGAGCATGCGCAGTCTTTTGGATGGGCTGCGACGGCGAAGCGGGTGTTGGAGGTGTATGCCGATGCGGTGGCGCATCGGCGGGGGGAGTGA
- a CDS encoding MBL fold metallo-hydrolase, whose amino-acid sequence MNTIATPGTIPGVTISSVVTHGTFSLDGGTWEVDNNVYIIGDEKTVIVIDAAHDADPILEAIDGRRVEAILLTHGHDDHHSAVTALADATLAPIYLHPEDNFLYEEIQPRPADKSLNAGQTIDLPLAAGGVLELRVLHTPGHSPGSVCLHIPQLAAVFSGDTLFNGGPGATGRSFSDFDTILESITGSLLTLPSETLVLTGHGETTTIGDEAPHLPQWRARGH is encoded by the coding sequence GTGAACACTATTGCCACACCAGGAACAATCCCCGGCGTTACCATCAGCTCCGTCGTCACCCACGGCACCTTCAGTCTCGATGGGGGCACCTGGGAAGTCGATAACAACGTCTACATCATCGGCGACGAGAAAACTGTCATTGTCATCGATGCCGCCCACGACGCAGACCCCATTCTTGAAGCCATCGACGGCCGCAGGGTCGAAGCGATCCTGTTGACCCATGGCCACGATGACCATCACAGCGCTGTTACCGCGCTTGCCGATGCGACCCTCGCGCCCATCTATCTGCACCCCGAGGACAACTTTCTCTACGAAGAAATCCAACCTCGCCCCGCAGACAAATCACTTAACGCAGGGCAGACCATTGACCTTCCCCTAGCTGCTGGGGGAGTCCTCGAACTGCGGGTCCTGCATACTCCTGGCCACTCACCCGGCAGCGTCTGCTTGCATATTCCGCAGCTGGCAGCCGTCTTCTCTGGTGACACCCTCTTTAACGGTGGCCCCGGTGCTACGGGTCGATCCTTCAGCGACTTTGACACCATCCTTGAATCCATCACGGGATCACTGCTGACTTTGCCCAGTGAAACTCTCGTTCTCACCGGGCACGGAGAAACCACCACCATCGGAGATGAAGCACCCCATCTGCCGCAGTGGCGCGCCCGCGGTCACTGA
- the dtd gene encoding D-aminoacyl-tRNA deacylase: MRAVVQRATRGAVRVAGEVVGQITRPGLVVLVAAHVNDTAAEVDLMARKIAQLRLSRDETSVSDDGAPVLLVSQFTLYGSTRKGRRPSWSESARGDVAEPLFDALVEALRAQGVEVQTGRFGADMEVELVNDGPFTVIVDV; encoded by the coding sequence ATGAGAGCAGTTGTGCAGCGGGCTACGCGTGGTGCGGTGCGGGTTGCTGGCGAGGTGGTTGGGCAGATCACGAGGCCGGGGTTGGTTGTCCTTGTTGCTGCGCATGTGAATGACACGGCGGCTGAGGTTGATCTGATGGCGCGCAAGATTGCTCAGTTGCGGTTGTCTCGTGATGAGACGTCTGTGAGTGATGATGGCGCGCCGGTTTTGTTGGTCAGTCAGTTCACTTTGTATGGAAGTACGCGTAAGGGGCGACGTCCATCGTGGAGTGAGTCGGCGCGTGGTGATGTGGCTGAGCCGTTGTTTGATGCGTTGGTTGAGGCTTTGCGGGCGCAGGGCGTGGAGGTTCAGACGGGGCGCTTTGGTGCTGATATGGAGGTGGAGTTGGTTAATGATGGGCCGTTTACGGTGATTGTTGATGTGTGA
- a CDS encoding phosphoglyceromutase, producing the protein MTYKLVLLRHGESEWNAKNLFTGWVDVDLSEKGRAEAARAGELLKSNGVLPDVLHTSLLRRAIKTANLALDVADRHWVPVKRSWRLNERHYGKLQGLNKKEIRDQFGDEQFMQWRRSYDVPPPEIDPGNEFSQSNDLRYADIDGGAPLTECLKDVVARMLPYWESDIKPDLVAGKTVALAAHGNSLRALVKHLDGISDEDIAALNIPTGIPLLYELDENFAPVVKGGTYLDPEAAKAAAEAVANQGK; encoded by the coding sequence ATGACTTACAAGCTCGTCCTGCTCCGCCATGGTGAGAGCGAATGGAATGCGAAAAACCTGTTCACCGGTTGGGTCGATGTTGACTTGTCCGAGAAGGGTCGCGCCGAGGCAGCTCGTGCTGGTGAGCTGTTGAAGTCCAACGGTGTGCTTCCGGATGTGTTGCACACGTCGTTGCTGCGTCGGGCTATTAAGACGGCCAACTTGGCTTTGGATGTGGCTGATCGTCACTGGGTTCCGGTGAAGCGTAGTTGGCGGCTTAATGAGCGTCATTACGGCAAGCTGCAGGGTCTGAACAAAAAAGAGATCCGTGATCAGTTCGGTGATGAGCAGTTTATGCAGTGGCGTCGTTCGTATGATGTTCCGCCGCCGGAGATTGATCCGGGTAACGAGTTCAGCCAGTCAAATGATCTGCGTTATGCGGATATTGATGGTGGTGCACCGTTGACGGAATGTTTGAAAGATGTCGTGGCGCGTATGTTGCCTTATTGGGAAAGCGATATTAAGCCTGATTTGGTGGCGGGTAAAACAGTTGCGCTTGCCGCGCATGGAAACAGTTTGCGTGCATTGGTGAAGCATCTTGATGGTATTAGCGATGAGGATATTGCGGCGTTGAACATCCCGACGGGTATTCCGCTGCTTTATGAACTTGATGAGAATTTCGCTCCGGTTGTTAAGGGCGGCACGTATCTTGACCCGGAGGCAGCGAAGGCTGCTGCTGAAGCGGTTGCTAATCAGGGCAAGTAA
- a CDS encoding response regulator transcription factor gives MTHILVVEDEESFSDPLSYLLRKEGYEVSVSADGVSAVRDFAVVRPELVLLDLMLPGLDGVEVCKRIRADSSVPIIMLTAKDSEIDKVVGLEIGADDYVTKPYSSRELLARVKAVLRRRAEPEEVLPVALGAGPVQMDVERHVVKVRGEQISLPLKEFELLEMLLRNAGRVLTRMQLIDRVWGSDYVGDTKTLDVHIKRLRAKVEQDPGNPVHIVTVRGLGYKFEVV, from the coding sequence ATGACGCACATTTTGGTGGTTGAGGACGAGGAGTCGTTTTCTGACCCGTTGTCATATCTCTTGCGTAAGGAGGGGTATGAGGTGTCAGTGTCGGCTGATGGTGTGTCTGCGGTGCGGGATTTCGCTGTTGTTCGGCCTGAATTGGTGTTGTTGGATTTGATGCTTCCGGGGCTGGATGGGGTGGAGGTGTGTAAGCGGATCCGGGCAGATTCTTCGGTCCCGATCATTATGTTGACGGCGAAAGATAGTGAGATTGACAAGGTGGTGGGGTTGGAGATTGGTGCGGATGATTATGTGACGAAGCCGTATTCGAGTCGTGAGTTGTTGGCTCGGGTGAAGGCGGTGTTGCGTCGTCGTGCTGAGCCGGAGGAGGTGCTGCCTGTGGCGTTGGGGGCCGGTCCGGTACAGATGGATGTGGAGCGGCATGTGGTGAAGGTGCGGGGGGAGCAGATTTCTTTGCCGTTGAAGGAGTTTGAGCTGCTGGAGATGTTGTTGCGGAATGCGGGTCGTGTGTTGACTCGCATGCAGCTCATTGATCGGGTGTGGGGTAGTGACTATGTGGGGGATACCAAGACGCTTGATGTGCACATTAAGCGTCTGCGGGCCAAGGTTGAGCAGGATCCGGGTAATCCGGTGCATATCGTGACGGTGCGGGGGTTGGGATACAAGTTTGAGGTGGTGTGA
- a CDS encoding class I SAM-dependent methyltransferase produces the protein MGATKPMGEITRGTTNPNRLRRCDRWLASMYAHLLTRRNNPIWIVDLGYGASPITTLDMANHLASHPDIARPPHTANLRIRGLEIDPQRVHHANTVMQERKKTRHPEPIAIDFALGGFETPLPNNAQATVIRAFNVLRQYDEKDVPQAWKTLCSRLTPEGIAIDGTCNELGRRTTWITLNRSGPIHLTISIKHGAWQRPSDIAERLPKALIHHNIPGTRINAFLTDWDDVWARNSHHATFGQRQWFIAACADLRDRGWPLLHGPRRWRLGEVTIRWDAVAP, from the coding sequence GTGGGCGCAACAAAACCGATGGGTGAAATCACTCGTGGAACCACCAACCCCAACCGCCTGCGCCGCTGCGACAGGTGGCTCGCTTCCATGTACGCACACCTGCTCACCCGCCGTAACAACCCCATTTGGATCGTCGACCTCGGCTACGGCGCCTCCCCCATCACCACCCTCGACATGGCCAACCATCTAGCCTCCCACCCCGACATCGCCCGCCCTCCCCACACCGCAAACCTACGCATCCGCGGACTCGAAATCGATCCACAACGCGTACACCACGCAAACACAGTCATGCAGGAGCGAAAAAAAACCAGACACCCTGAACCCATCGCCATCGACTTTGCGCTCGGCGGATTCGAAACACCCCTACCCAACAACGCCCAAGCCACCGTCATCCGCGCATTCAACGTTCTACGTCAATACGACGAAAAAGACGTACCCCAAGCATGGAAAACACTGTGCTCACGTCTAACCCCCGAGGGCATCGCCATCGACGGAACCTGCAACGAACTAGGCCGCCGCACCACCTGGATCACCCTGAACCGCTCCGGCCCCATCCACCTAACCATCTCCATCAAACACGGCGCCTGGCAACGCCCCTCTGACATCGCCGAACGCCTACCCAAAGCACTCATCCACCACAACATCCCCGGAACACGCATCAACGCATTCCTCACCGACTGGGATGACGTATGGGCCCGCAACAGCCACCACGCAACCTTCGGTCAACGACAATGGTTCATCGCAGCCTGCGCAGACCTACGTGACCGCGGCTGGCCCCTACTGCATGGACCACGACGCTGGCGCCTAGGAGAAGTAACTATCCGTTGGGACGCTGTAGCGCCCTAG
- a CDS encoding DUF2516 family protein codes for MLATLMTLQSFALLALGVIAFGASLWALVDSALHPAGSYQAAEKLTKPVWVGINAVAALITFVGVTNVAGLGAFSLIAIVAVGVYFADARPALRQYTPMIKRRKDSSGGFGPHGSW; via the coding sequence ATGTTGGCGACCTTGATGACGTTGCAGAGCTTCGCGCTTTTGGCGTTGGGGGTGATTGCTTTTGGTGCGTCATTGTGGGCGTTGGTGGATTCTGCTTTGCATCCGGCTGGTTCGTATCAGGCGGCTGAAAAGCTTACGAAGCCTGTGTGGGTTGGGATTAATGCCGTGGCTGCGCTTATCACTTTTGTTGGTGTGACGAATGTGGCGGGGTTGGGGGCTTTCTCTTTGATTGCGATTGTTGCGGTGGGGGTGTATTTCGCTGATGCCCGCCCTGCTTTGCGTCAATACACGCCCATGATTAAACGTCGTAAAGACTCTTCTGGTGGTTTTGGTCCGCACGGAAGTTGGTGA
- a CDS encoding sensor histidine kinase, whose amino-acid sequence MGSIVAEVRRWVGRVVGVGAERGVGGVNGGGVSVRDVRSSGSVDTSEMFDRLITAFKECVMVIDSRDRVVRSSPSTSVMGLLRGQDLVHDELRAVVRHARRMGQSSEHEFTLTRDRFVDARVSVAVRAVDLGSGFVALFVEDRTRAQRVEDVRRDFVANVSHELKTPVGGIALLAEAVLDACEDPQTVARFARRIQMESSRLTRLVQDIVDLSRLQVDEAISDPVPVTVTAVVRDALESVQTLAESRDVEMVFEGDERAQVVGDHRMLVIAVSNLLSNAINYSAERTRVAVTVRSVGGVIEVAVADQGTGIAPEALERVFERFYRVDEARSRATGGTGLGLAIVKHICTNHGGEVKVWSKLGEGSTFTVRLPQMPGVDAVSGGAGV is encoded by the coding sequence GTGGGTTCAATTGTTGCGGAGGTGAGGCGGTGGGTTGGGCGTGTCGTGGGGGTTGGTGCTGAGCGCGGTGTTGGTGGGGTGAATGGTGGGGGTGTGAGTGTTCGTGATGTGCGTTCTTCGGGGTCGGTAGATACCTCTGAAATGTTTGATCGGTTGATCACTGCGTTCAAGGAGTGCGTGATGGTCATCGATTCGCGGGATCGGGTGGTGCGTTCGAGTCCGTCGACGTCGGTGATGGGGTTGTTGCGTGGTCAGGATTTGGTGCATGACGAGTTGCGGGCGGTGGTGCGTCATGCGCGTCGGATGGGGCAGAGCAGTGAGCATGAGTTCACGTTGACGCGGGATCGTTTTGTTGATGCGCGGGTGTCGGTGGCGGTGCGTGCTGTGGATTTGGGGTCGGGGTTTGTGGCGTTGTTTGTGGAGGATAGGACGCGGGCGCAGCGGGTGGAGGATGTGCGTCGGGATTTTGTGGCGAATGTGTCGCATGAATTGAAGACGCCGGTGGGTGGGATCGCGTTGTTGGCTGAGGCGGTGTTGGATGCGTGTGAGGATCCGCAGACGGTAGCGAGGTTTGCGCGTCGGATTCAGATGGAGTCTTCGCGGTTGACGCGGTTGGTGCAGGACATCGTTGATTTGTCGCGGTTGCAGGTGGATGAGGCGATTTCGGATCCGGTGCCGGTGACAGTGACGGCCGTGGTGCGTGATGCGTTGGAGAGTGTTCAGACTCTTGCGGAGTCTCGTGATGTGGAGATGGTGTTTGAGGGTGATGAGCGGGCGCAGGTAGTGGGTGATCACCGGATGTTGGTGATTGCGGTGAGTAATTTGTTGTCGAATGCGATTAATTATTCGGCTGAGCGTACGCGGGTGGCGGTGACTGTGCGTTCTGTTGGTGGGGTGATTGAGGTTGCGGTGGCTGATCAGGGGACGGGGATTGCTCCGGAGGCGTTAGAGCGGGTTTTTGAGCGTTTCTATCGGGTGGATGAGGCGCGTTCGCGTGCTACCGGTGGGACGGGGTTGGGGTTGGCGATTGTGAAGCACATATGTACGAATCATGGGGGTGAGGTGAAGGTGTGGAGCAAGTTGGGGGAGGGGTCTACTTTTACGGTTCGGTTGCCACAGATGCCTGGTGTTGATGCGGTTTCAGGGGGTGCGGGGGTGTGA